The Gemmatimonadota bacterium nucleotide sequence GTACCAAGCTATGCTGAGAACCTGAAAGAAGAGAGATATATAACTGATGTCAAAAGCGTTTATGCAAGGCTCGCTGAATATGAGAGCTTTTGGCCTTGGATCCGTGCTTTCTCTGATTTACATGACCAGCTGGTACACACCAGTTCCAAAAGACCACTGGTTTTCAAACAATCCCGAATTCTTGATCATCTTCTTGTATTGGCAATTCGAACGGAGATATTGATTAGGGCATTCTTTAGAAAAGTTGCTCAGTTAGAAGATAATCGGGACCTACGGCTCGTATTCAATCAGTTTTCAATAAAGTTACCTGAGAAGTCAAGAGAGCGAAGTATTTTGTGCGCGGTTGCGGATAAAAAAACTTGGAGACAAACCGAACTAAGCGGAAAACCTGACGAAATTTTTGGGAATATAGACCTGATTCCTCAAAAGAAGAAATGGAATAAATCTCAGCATCATATCTTTTTATCTATACTGCGATTTGTGACTGCACGGAATTATTTTGCTCACCATTCCTTCAAAGATGAGACGTTAAATAACCAAGTAGAAGATTTGCCTGGACAAATTTTAGTTTCCTGCTTAAAAAGTGTGATTTATATGGATTATGTCGTTCAGAAAACTGTTTCCAAATCAGGCGATAAAAGTATAAAGTAATTGTACTCGGCGTATCTCCTTCTCGAATCGCGTAATTTTTGTAGCAAACCTTACGAGTGTCCCTGCCCCTCTTAATTATTATAAACTCTGAGCCTCACGTAGCCGCTCAAAGCAGTAATTCGCAAATTGCGGCAGCATGCCTTCCCACGGTTCGCAACCGTTCAAGCGTGCGCCATGAAACAGCCCGGCGAATGCAATCTCCTTTGAGGGACCAACGCTGATAGTAAGCATCACATCCCGGTCAATGACCCAATCGAAATCCACTTCGCCGTGTGGTGTAGCGTTCACATCCGGCCTACTGACATGAGGCGGGAATTCGTCGATAAGTTTCTGAGCAACAGCTACTGTCTCCGGAGCAAGTGCAAGGATGCCTTCGTCATCCCAGTCTTCGGTTCCAGCATCCTCAAGCAGACTGTAAACTTCGCGCTTGAGTGAGACTCGCTCCTCATTCGGATATTCGCTGGTCGTATCTGGATAATATGATTCCACGTTTCACTCCTCCGGTCCAGCCTTCTTGCTCAGGCAAGGGTTAATGATCGGCGAGGCATTGAGTATCCTCCCCTCACTCGCGATTTACTTCCTCTGCTATTTCGTCCACACTGTATTGGAATACTGAAACCTCAAACCGGCTCAGTGCCTCAATGAACTCACTGCGGGATAGTCCAGCAATCTCAGCCGCTTGGCTTTGAGAAACCTCTCTCATCTCGTACCATTTCACAGCAGCAGCCAAACGCAATTCTTGGGCGAAATGATCCGGGTCTTTTCGCACCGAAGAAAGCGCGTCTTCTGGCAGTTCAAAAGTGACTGTTACCATGTGATTCTCTCCTGATAGACCAATCTATGTTGCGTGTGATCGCCCTACTACAGTCGTGTGGTTTCTTACAATATAAGGGTATTCGTATAGATAAAATAAGGTGGGCAATCTTTACGCGGTACTAACCTACTGACCGTCAAGACTGTGTAGGGTTATGGGGATGAATTCCGAAAGCGCACAAATCGATGCTCAAGGAATTCACGATCCGGCCAATCTTCCTGTTCTCTTGGAAGCTGGAGTGATTTTCCATCAAGGTCTTTGAGGGTTACCAACAGATCGCCATCCTCTTGATCGTGCAACTGCGGCGATACATGGACTTGAAAATTGGGATCAACTCCGATCAAGTGCGAATCGAAAGCGACATGGTGTAGTGCCGACATACATATCCCATTCTGAACCCAAGGAGGGCCACCTTCAGCATCGGGTACAATATGGGCACCGACCAGCAGTTCTCGCACCGGTAATCCGCTGAATGCACATCGCCATTGGTATGCCGCTTTGGTACGGGTGCTAAACCAGGCCTGGTGGTTCCTGATGCGTGTCATTCTCCGGGAATAGGAAGCTTCTATGCTATCTCTCGCGGTATTAGCTGAGTCTATTTTCGGGATCTCAAAGTCCGCTGTCGCCAGTAGCACATGTCCTTCTTCCTGTTTGTGTCCTTTGACCCAGACCGGAAATATCGGCTGGTATATGGTTGGCGCGAGACCCCTGAAGTAGATAAGTGGTGCATCCCGCTGCATTGCGGCTAATAGTGCTCGGTTGGTTGGGTCACTCTGTCCGCCGTGTGCGAGGTCGTAACGAATCAGGCCGGTATCGTGGTCCAGGTTCGAATCGAGATCCTGATCGCGATACCATCGCGACCTTCCGGTGCGAGGGACTGTCGTCTTGATGCTGAGAGCGGCACTCATCAGCTTTGGCTTGAAGATACCTGTCACCTTGTTGGCGAACAGCACACGTTCGCCGCCTACCTGGAAACCTGTCCTGATTGCGTCCCAGGGAACTTGTCCGCCCCACTGCCGCGAAATTTTTTCAATGGCGACGAATGCTGCAGCACGAATATGTTTATCTGGATCAATCATTTTTCACCCGATAACTCTGCGTAATCAATTTCCAGTGGCTGGGTGATTCGTTTAGCAATTTCCAGGAGGTCGGGTCGGTCGGGTGGGATATCTTTTTCCATCTTTCCATCGGGATACACGGTTACTGTGTCTATCCTTTTTATGAATCCCTTTTTGGCTGTAGCTCGATTGAACTGGAGGCCGTCTTTTGAAATTGCCATGCGAGTCTGTAAAATGTGTCCTTCGCCGATAATGCGAAAAAGAAAGCCCAGGATGCCGGATGTTGGGCGCCCTGTAAGTCCTTTGATCTCGTCATAGGCAACCCAATTTCCAAAATCCAGCAGTCGATAGGTCATCACCCGCTGATTGGTTACTTTGAGATTCGGCGTCGAGAGCGTATCCATGTACGAATACCGGTCCGGCTTGCCGGGCTGGTATTCCCACCAGATTCGCACATTTACTGCCAGTTCTGGCGTTGGGGCTTCCACTATCTCGCGGATGACGCGATCTATTCGATAATCTATTTCCGTATTCTGTTTGTATTGATAGGATAACTGCGCGTACTGAGGCATCGCGTCTTCCGCGCGTGCGGTCACTTCCATAAATGCCTGAAACCAGTTTTCGTACCCAATAAATAGCGGCAGTCCCTGCGGATCGCGCGCTCTTGCCTTCTGTGCGAGATAAAGTATCATCTCTCCCTGAAATCGCGCACCATTGGTCGTCGCTGTCGGGTCGTAATCGTCACATTGCCGCATCGCCTCTATTATCTCTGCCCGACTTACCACCTGATACCCCGGACGCACGCCGTCTGCATATGCCGGTTGATCCAGTATAAAGAAAAAACAAAGGAGGGTTGCAATTCTCAACCCTCCTTTGTAGTGAAAGCCCGTCATGTTATCCCTAATTCGTTACGCCACGCTGTCTAATTTTTCAACACAATGAGGATGCGCTGACCGACGAGCAAGGGATCGGAAAAGGAGATGGTGACGGTTTGAGCTGCTTTATCCTCGCTGAGTGCGTATTCTTTGTCTTTGCTCAGTTTGCCATGGTCGTCGCATACGGCGGCGAGTTCGCCCTGTACGGTAATGTTTTCTCCAATGGCGACTTTTTTAACGTCGGTGTTGTCAACATCGGGGAAATTTATAATTTTGTAGTTTTTGCGAATCCTTCGCCAGGTATGGAGATACCCCTGTTCTTTCAGATTATCTTCGATGCCGATATAGACGAGGACTGAACTGATAATTTCCTCTGCATCCTTAAGGTCTTCCTGGGTGACTTTAAGGTCTTCCTGGGTGACCTTAAGATCTTCCCGGGTAGCCTGAAGGTCATTATGCGCTTTTTCGAGGGCTTCTGTTACGCGTTGAAGGCGATTGGTTTGCTCAAAGAGGCTGTTGCGGAGGCTGTCGCGGGCGGCTGCCACCTGTTCGAGATCACCTCTCAGAGTGGTGGTAAGACGCCGGTATTCTTTCATCTCATTGTTAAGGCGGTGGAGGGTGGTTAGCAAAACTTTATTCGATGTGCGAGAACTGTCCATTTGCGTACGCACGGAATCGATGCGGACATTTAGTCCCTCGACTACCATATTTAGAGAGTCTATCAGCGCTGCATCGCGTTTGGCTTCTTCCTCTATTTGCATGACGTAGGGACTTTCCTGAATAATTTCCTCTTCGCTGGGCAAAAA carries:
- a CDS encoding UPF0175 family protein; its protein translation is MVTVTFELPEDALSSVRKDPDHFAQELRLAAAVKWYEMREVSQSQAAEIAGLSRSEFIEALSRFEVSVFQYSVDEIAEEVNRE
- a CDS encoding HNH endonuclease, with product MIDPDKHIRAAAFVAIEKISRQWGGQVPWDAIRTGFQVGGERVLFANKVTGIFKPKLMSAALSIKTTVPRTGRSRWYRDQDLDSNLDHDTGLIRYDLAHGGQSDPTNRALLAAMQRDAPLIYFRGLAPTIYQPIFPVWVKGHKQEEGHVLLATADFEIPKIDSANTARDSIEASYSRRMTRIRNHQAWFSTRTKAAYQWRCAFSGLPVRELLVGAHIVPDAEGGPPWVQNGICMSALHHVAFDSHLIGVDPNFQVHVSPQLHDQEDGDLLVTLKDLDGKSLQLPREQEDWPDREFLEHRFVRFRNSSP